The Flavobacteriales bacterium sequence TACAGGGATTGGATGGCACGAAGCTAGAATCCCAACCATTGCGACAATGGTACCAAGAGCTGCCTTTAGTTGGGTGACTAAAAAGATGATGGGCGAAGTTAATATTCCATTAATTACAACCAACAGAATCAACGATCCAGAAGTTGCTGAACAAGTATTGGCTGACGGTTGTGCAGATATGATTTCTATGGCTAGACCTTTCTTAGCTGATCCTGAATTGGTAAACAAATCAAAAGAAGGACGTGAAGATGAAATTAATACCTGTATTGGTTGTAATCAAGCTTGCTTAGATCATATCTTTAAACGAAAAACAGCTAGTTGTTTAGTAAACCCAAGAGCATGTCACGAAACGGAGTTAAATTATACGCCAACTAAAAAAGCAAAAAACATTGCTGTTGTCGGAGCTGGACCAGCTGGATTAGCAGCTTCAACAGTTGCTGCTCAACGTGGCCATCATGTCACCTTATTTGATGCGGCATCTGAAATTGGAGGACAATTTAATATTGCTAAACAGGTTCCTGGTAAAGAGGAATTCTACGAAACGATTCGTTATTTCAATAAACAAATAGAACTCACAGGAGTCAACCTACAACTCAATACCAAAGTTGGTGCTGAAGATTTAAAAGATTTTGACGAAGTAATTTTAGCTACTGGAATTACACCTAGAACACCTAAAATTGAAGGCATCGACCACCCTAAAGTTCTCAGTTATATTGATGTTTTGAAACACAAGAAAAACGTAGGAGAAAAAGTTGCCATTATTGGTGCAGGAGGTATTGGATTTGATGTAGCAGAATACATTACCCATGAAGGGGAGGCCACTTCTCAAAATGTTAAAGCATTTTGCGAAGAATGGGGAATTGATATCACCAACGAAGCTAGAGGTGGTATTGAAGGGGTAGCAGCTCATGTTCCACCTTCTCCTAGAAGTGTTTATTTATTACAAAGAAAAGAAACTAAAGTTGGAGCTGGTCTTGGTAAGACCACAGGCTGGGTACACCGTTTATCGCTTAAGAACAAGCATGTAAAAATGCTCAATGGTATTCAATACAACAAAATCTCTGATCAAGGTATACACATTGTAAGAAAAGATAAAGAAGAGCTACTTGATGTCGATACAATTATTGTATGTGCTGGTCAGCTCAGTAAAAAAGATTTAGAAGCTCCTTTGCAACAATTGGGTAAAAGTGTTCATTTGATTGGAGGAGCTGATTTAGCAAGCGAATTAGACGCAAAACGAGCGATTAAGCAAGGGAGCGAACTCGCAGCTCAACTGTAAAGATCAGTTAGCATTTTACAAAAAAATACCACATTAATTTTAAACTAAAACTAATGTGGTATTCATCGGAAATCAACCCAATCTATCCTAGTTAATGACCAGTCTAGATTGGTAACGATTTCCTACCCTATCTACTACAATGATGATATAAACTCCTGACCTTAATCCGTTTAATGGGACATTCACTTTTGTGCTATTAACAGCAATTGAACGAACTATTTTTCCATGGATACTGGTTAATTCAATACGTTCCATTTCAATGTGTTCTTTATCATGTCCTATCAATAGTATATTCGTATTTTCGTTTGCCGGATTTGGATATGCTAACACAAACGGTTGGTCGGTATCTGATAAATGCTCACTAATCAAAATCTTGGTATTGTTGGTAATGATGTATTCATTATAATCAAACTGAATAGCTGCTTTATTATATACAGGAGTATATGGAGCTAAATCTTGCTTAGGTAATATGGAGAATGAGACATACCCCATACTTCCTTCTGGATTACTTGCTGAATCTGGTAGTTCTATCTTATAGTTTACCCAAGTGACTACTCCATCCACCAACGATACTGAGAACGGATGTGATGAACTTTCAATTTCAAACGTGTTCCAATCCAAATTGTTCGAAAGTGTATCTATTATTTTTACAATTCTTGCTGCATAATTCCCTATGTTTTGGAATCTAATTTTATAATATAAACGGTCATTTCTATTGGCTATTTTTTGAATTCCCTTATTCATTACAAAAACCATCTTATCGTTTGGATCTAATGACCCTACTACTCCATCTGTCATCGAATAAGCATTATTCTCTGTGCTACATTCTGTATTACTATAACTAACAGTGGCATCAATTGTAACCAATTCTTCTAATGCAGCATTGACATCCACAGAATCGGTTAAATTAAACACAGTATCCGATAGCGCATCTATCCCGGAGAAAGTAAGGGAATAAGTTCGATACCCTCCATTTTCGTTAGACAGAATCCAATTATTATCTAAAATATAGACATTATCTGTCATAACTAAAGCAACTGTAATGTTGTCTGTTGCATCATAAGCTCCCTCATTATTCACTACGACATTCAACATATTGGTTAATCCTTTTCTAAAAGCTGTTGTCCCCAAATGCATCGTTAAATCTGGTGAAGTACAGACTGCATTGTTTCCAAAATCTCTATTTGAATAATGCGTCTCATTTTCTTGATTTACCTCAACAACATATCCTTCCTCATTTGCTGGAGTTGTTTGTGTCCAATTAGCATGCTCAGACTGATTAATGGTATAAGTTCCATTGTCTACATACAATTGATAATAACCATTTTCATCAGTAAAGACTTGGAAATTGCCAGGTGTTACCATTAAGTTATGATTTGGAATTCCTTTCTCTCCTTGATCCTGAACGCCATTACTGTTGGCATCATGATAAACTGTTCCAGAAATTTTAGCTCCACACTCTTCATTGATTGTATGTATTTGATTGATACTAGGTGCCAACATATTGGTTACAACACCTGATGGCCATAATATAATCAGACTATCAATAGCAGTTGCATCTAATATTCCAAATAAAAGAGTAGACGAGTTTTGGCCTCCCATGGCAGACGTTTGTGTAGAAACATGTTTTGTCTGCCATACTGGAGAACCATTAATAGTAGCCTTCACTTTAACCATTGCCCCTATCCCAAATCTGTTAGAGTTACAACCTACTAATTTTACACCGATATGATTGGTACATGACCCCTTTTCATTAATGAAGAAATCATTGGCATTCTCATCTATATTGGACACGAATAAATCGTAGTCACCATCATTATCAAAATCAGACCATGCAGTACCATAAGAATCATTTTCATCTTCAGTAATCGCATTGTTCATTTTTGTAAATGTCTTGTTTCCATTGTTAGCAAATAAATAGTTTTTATTCCCTTGATTATTGGCTACAATTAAATCTAAATCTGCATCGTTATCAAAATCAATCCATGAAGCCCCATGGGAATTAGAAATATTTGTTACCACAATACTATTCGTTATTTTCAAGAACGTTCCATCACCATTATTCTCATAGAAAAAGTTAGGCTCTATTATACTTGAATTGGTTACATATAAATCTAAATCCCCATCATTATCATAATCTCCCCATGCACCTCCTACAGAGTTTCCTCCATCTGTTACAACCGCTCCTGTTAGAATTTCAGTGAATACCCCCGTTTCATTTTTAAACAACTGGTTATTTTCTCCATTTGTATTCGCTATAAATAAATCTAAATCGCCATCATTATCCATATCTCCCCATGCAACACCCACAGCCGAAGTAGCAGATTGAGCGACAACACTTGATGCATCTGGAGTAAACCCTCCTTGTCCATCTCCTTTAAATAAATAATTGAAATGTGTTGAATGGAAGTCTGAAACAACTAAATCTAAGTTTCCATCTTGGTTATAGTCTGCCCATGCCGCTGAATGTGAATAAATCCCTTCATCTACAACTGGATTATTTTGAATAGAAGTAAACGTTCCATCTCCATTGTTATGGTATAATTTATTGGTGGAGTTAACGTTATTGGTTACAAATAAATCCAAATTCCCATCATTATCATAATCTCCCCATGTTCCTGAAATTGATGTCCCTAAATCGGTAACAATAGCTCCTGTTGTAACTTTTGAAAATGTTCCATCTCCATTATTATGATAAAGTATATTCGGTTCAGTAATATCATTAACTGGCACAAACAAATCGTCGTATCCATCATTATCGTAATCTCCCCAAGATGCACTCCAACTATTTCCTATATCTAAATGCAATCCTGCTGTATTATCTTTCTGAAATTTCGAATTTGGATCATAAGCTAAATTCACTGTAGGTACACTTTCTGTACAAGCATTTTTACCATTAATTCGTATTTGTACATAATCTCCTTGTAAAAATTGTTCTCCTAATTTTAAGGCTGTTCTTAAACGATATCTATTGTTAGAAACATCTAATATTCCTGGGATTCCATCTGATTGAAAAGATGCTTCATAATCGTTGATGGCATATTCATAAATTCCATTCGAAAAAGTAGGATCTCCAATCGTATTGTATGAATTTGAGATATTATATTGGAATTGACTCGAATCATCTAAAACAATAATCTTTGTCGTATCAGATGAAATGACTTCTATGGTCATATCATACATGTGCGCAATCTTTACACTCGTTACATCCACCGTTAAGTTCACCTGTTTACTACACGGATCTTCTAATAGCTCAGAGGTTAAACGAGTTTGAAAAGCCGATTGTTTAGGTTCTACATATAGTACCATGCTTTCGTATCCACAAGTAAAACTTGCAAAATCTGTTGGGTAACCTGTACATTCAAACCCTGAATAAACGGTCATCAAAACAGTATCACAATTCGAATAAGTTCCATATATGGTTAAGTTCGCTGTTGCTCCTCCACTTATTGACCCAATTAAATAAATATCGTTTTGTAACGTTAATGTTTGACTGGTATTATCATTTACAATTGAATCAATCACAATATTACTAGGTGGGTTGATATGTACCCATGCATTATCTGCTCCTGCACTTGACGTATTTTTCACCTTATAATCCCATTCAACACTTCTGGTATTCGCATCTTGCCAAGGCGCTTCTGAAGACACCTCTAATGCTGGTGGAGAATACCTAATCCTATCAGGCCCTGAAGCACTAATATACCCCGTCTCTACACCATTAATGGCTGCTGTTTCTTCATAATTAAAGGTCCAATAAATATTTTCATAAACATTCTTTGGAGATGTACAAGCTGGAGCAATTTCAACCGTCAATTTTCCATGAAAGCCATCATCACTCACAACTAATTGCCCAGAATTATAATATTGTTCTAAATCATAATAAAGCGTATCTCCATTAATAGCATCTGGCATAATACCATTTATCGTTTGCGTGGTGGTATAGTTTGTTCTTCTTGTTCTATATTGTTGTATTTTACTTGAGATTACTGAGTAATGCGTTGGAATTACTACTTTAGCTTCTTTTAAGAATCCCCATTGTCTACACTCATAAGGGAATAAATTTCCTCCCCCATAATTACTTGATAAAGGGCCTATAGATAAGCCAAAATTTTGAACGATATTTTTAGTACATGAATTCACCGTAGCATTATTAGCACTATTGTTTCTCCAGCTGTATCCTATCAATGTAATGGATCCATGCTTCGCAATACATGATTCTTTTTGCCCACTTGTCGGATTAGCTACTGCACTTAAATAAAACTCATTAATAAAAAGCGTTTCTTTTATTAATCCTGAAACCGAAGAACTCACACGATAATTCATTTCTACTTTTATCGAATCTTCAGTTGCATATTGATAACCGATCAAACTAGCATTTAATCCAGAAAGGTTAGCAACTGATAAATCAAAATCAAAATCTCTTTGATTCCCAGAGGTAGCCGTTGTAGCTGTTACCCCATTTACAATATGGGAGGTTGTAGCGCTTGCATCATAAATAGTTACAGTAGCATCAATAAATGATAACGAGCTTCCATAGTCTACAGACGAAGTATAATTCGCATAATCCCAAGTAGCTGCTGTCGCTGCTATGACTGCTGTTGCTGTTGCTTTTATTGTATCCCCTACCATGGCTCTGTTTACTTTTACTTTAGAAAAATCTAAGCTCCCAGAGCCATCAGCCAACCCATCAATATTATTATCTGGCGCACCAAAATTAGTACGTTCAATTTGAAAATCTAAAACATTTAATGAGGCACAAGCTCCTAATGGACAATACAGGTATGTTGAAACTTGAGTATTACATTCCATAGGTATTGCACAAGATGGTGAACAAGTAGTATCTGGCACATAATCTAGTGTCATGTCTATCGTTTTCCAGCCAGCCGAACCACAATCACCTGAGATTGATAAGGTCATTTCACTTTTATTAAAATTAAACCCTGTATTTGCAGGAAATATAGCTGTTACAATATTATCATTAGTATTATAATTGACCGAAGTTGCTGCTAGTGAAGCACCATTTAAAGCTAAGTTAATGCCCTCATAAGTGATTCCCTCTTGTAAAGTAAAAGTAGCTGTGTAATTCGCTCCTGGCCCTACTGGAAGGTTGTTTTTATAACTAGAAAATAAAAATGTTACATCTTCTGTTTGATTGGCATATAACTCTAAAGGTGTTTCTGTAAAAAATGTAACGTATTGAGAATTGTCATTTTGACCAACCAATGACTTAGAATAATTTTGACTTCCACAAACATCCGAATAGCTTACATCAGACTCCCATCCTTTAACCGCATCATTACTGCATGTTTGTAAACAACAAGAATAAGAATCCCAATTAATATAAATGGTATCGTCTGGTAATAAATCGGGTAATGTAAACGCTACTTTCCCTATAGGACTATTCCCTAAACAACTGTAATCGCCTGCTGAATTACAGACAGTATTCACAGCGTTGGTTACATTGATAACTTGTCCATTGGCACCTACTTTATAGGTCAATGAGTTTTCATCAATTCTAGAAAAAATATTTTCATTATATCCATTACCTTTCGACTTATAGATATCAATAGCTACATTAGACGCTAGTCCAGAACCGGTATTAATTACAGATAATTGTTGCGCTGAAGCATTACCATTACCAAAACAGGAGTTTAAACTTTCGGAAGCCACTAACTTTAATGATGGTGTTTGAAAATCAATTGTGATATTACTATAACTTGTTGAACTATTAATTTGATCTCCCTCACATCCCCACAAAACATTAAAAGATGTTCGATTTAAAACATCCGAACAGCTTGTTCCGGAAAACGTTTCTACAATTGAAATCGATTCGTTTTGATCTAAAAAGTGATCATTATTTCCAATAGAACTAAAATCGGCACCAGACAATATAATTGTATCCCCACTGATGGTGCCGATGTTGCTCCCCAAGACTGTTAAATTCCCCGTATTTTGTACATCTGTTAAATAAATCCTATCCGTTTTACCATTTCCCCCATTAATAATATTGATTGTTCTAGAAGAAGATGTCCCACTTACTATCGTTTGATTTTTTGGTGTCACACTTAATATACTCAAAACAGGATAAAGTATGTTATAACTATCACTTTGTGTCGATAATGTATCCTCATTACAAAAAAGATCTATCCCATTTCTAAAAATACCTCCTGAATTCTGAAATGCAATTGCATCTTGATTAGCAGTATAAGCTATTGAAAACTGAACACTATCCCCTACATTAATATCATTTACAGAAAAGATCAATGCTGTATCACTCGTCACATTAAACTCTTGAACATTTAAACTCGTCTGTTCTACTACTGAACTTGCTACATAAGCGATCCCTTGAGGCAACTTTATTTTTAAGTTTACGCCTGTTAAGCTTGCTGCTCCGTCATTAATATATTTTACTTGAAAAACACTTGATGATTGACAAACCGTCAATTCTGATTCTGGTGTTAAATTAAACTGAGCTTGAGTAACTAAATAACTTAGTAATAAAAGTAGTGTGTAGTATATTCTCTTCATATTCTTGGGGTTTGCTCCTAAAAGAGAAATAATCACACCAAACAAAAACAACAACTGATTTACAGGTAGTTACAAAAAAAACAGTAAAATTGTTGGTTCATTTTGGGAATGATTTTACAAATTATGGAAAATATTCAACCATATCATCACCAATAAATCCTCTATTTTTTCATAAAAAAAGCCCATAAACATAAAGTTCATGGGCTTCAATAGTTCTATTACAACTGGTTTTATCCTGTTACTTCATCATACAATGTTTTAAAATCAGAATTATCATCCAATAAACAGTCATCTCTTTTTTCATAGAAGAACTGGTGTCCTAAACTAATTGTTTCTTTTGCTCCTACAGGGTCAATTGGTTGTTGAAACTTCGTATATTCAATCAAAGCAAATTTTAAATATGCTTGTTGACTTTCCGTCATGTCACCAAACTCAATATCCGTTCCTATCTTTTTAATTAATTCAAAAGCATCAGCAACTACTTTTTTCCCCTCTGTCTTATTTTTAGATAAAATATAATTTAATCCTTGAATTAACTTAGCTCCATGATCATCTGGATCAAATGTGATAATTTTTTTCATTAAAGAAGCGGTTTTTTTAGCACTTTTTTCTGTACCATCCAACGCATAGTTTTCAATTTCTTCCAATAAAATAAACTTTAACTTTTCAATAAACTCCTCTGCATCTTCCTTATATTCGTATGACTTATCTTTCTTTCTATACTTCCCTAAATAAGACAATGAGTTTTTAAACGCTTTAGGATAATCATCCTTAAACTTATGGTCTCTACTCATTTCATAATAAGACATCGATGCATATAAATAAGGTAAAGGCTCTTTTTTAGTCTTTTCATTGACCATTAATTTCTCACATTTAAATAAGCATTTCTCATATTTTTCATCAGCGATTAAAGCCAATAAATCCATATAGTCTTGTGCTATGAGTTTTTGCGAAAAAAAGAATATCGAAAGTACTATCAGTATGTTTTTCATAATCAAAAAGTTTTGTTTTTAGACAATTTTCCAAAAGTCGTGCCTAAAATACAAAAATGTAAGTTCATTAACATGAATTTAACTTAAAAATTAATTTATTTTGACTTACACATGGATAATTACATATAATAATCTATTTTTGTTAGGTTGACTTTAGTTTATCCCTCCTAAAAAGGCAACTTTTTTATACAAACACCGTCTTTTTGAACGGAAATAATTTTTTTAAACTAAAAAATGAACAAAATATACCTTATAGGATTGTCTCTAATGCTATTTACTAATGTTTGGGGACAATGTACTTTAAACCTTATTTCATCTGTTGATTCTCTTCTTTGTGGAGAATGTGTAACTTTAAGTGCTTTTGGTTCAATGGATGGTAACGTAGCATTCCAAGAAGACTTTAATAGTGGTTCCCCTACAGGCTGGCAGTTTACTCAAAGTGTAACGATAGCCAACAATACCTGTGGTGTTCCTGCGCCTGATGGTTCTGATTTTATGTGGATGGGAGACCAAGCTATAAACCCTAGAGATATGACTACTGTTTCACTAGATTTATCTCCAGGTGGTGTAATTTGTTTTGAAATGCGATTTGCTGTTCAAGGTGATGCATCTCCATGTGAAGGTCCTGATGAAAGTGATGAAGGAGTTGCGCTACAATATTCTATTGACAATGGAGCAACTTGGATAGACATTCAATATTGGGATCCCAATGGAGGAAATGACCCTAATTTAACGGCATGGAACCAATACTGCGTTAACATCCCTCCTGGAGCAATGACCAACAACACTTTAATCCAATGGCACCAAGATGATGTTTCTGGAGCTGAATATGATCACTGGGGTATTGACAATGTTCAAATTACATTAAATGATCCAACCTCTCAAATCAGTTGGTCGCATGATAACTACAATTACCCACAAGGATCTAGTGGAGGAGCCAATCCTACTCCTGTTTGTTTAACAACAGAAACAACATTTACTGCACAAATAACTAACGGTACAAATACCTGTACCGAGACGATAACTGTACCAGTAAAAATTCCTGTATTACAAGTTTATGCCGGAACAGATACAACCATTTGCGCTGGAGATTGCATCACTTTAGATAGTGAAGCTGGAGTCA is a genomic window containing:
- a CDS encoding NADPH-dependent 2,4-dienoyl-CoA reductase, with amino-acid sequence MSTKYPHLFEPLDLGFTTLKNRFLMGSMHTGLEEHKGGYEKMAAYYGERAKGGVGLIVTGGIAPNVAGWVGPFSSKMTNKKTALKHKIVTDEVHKHGGKICMQILHTGRYGYHPFAVAPSALKAPISPFKPWALSKRGIKKTINDFAKAAELAQLGGYDGVEIMGSEGYLINQFIAAKTNKRTDEWGGSYENRIKFPLEIVRKVRARVGKDFIIIFRLSMLDLVPGGSQWEEVVLLAKELEKAGVTIINTGIGWHEARIPTIATMVPRAAFSWVTKKMMGEVNIPLITTNRINDPEVAEQVLADGCADMISMARPFLADPELVNKSKEGREDEINTCIGCNQACLDHIFKRKTASCLVNPRACHETELNYTPTKKAKNIAVVGAGPAGLAASTVAAQRGHHVTLFDAASEIGGQFNIAKQVPGKEEFYETIRYFNKQIELTGVNLQLNTKVGAEDLKDFDEVILATGITPRTPKIEGIDHPKVLSYIDVLKHKKNVGEKVAIIGAGGIGFDVAEYITHEGEATSQNVKAFCEEWGIDITNEARGGIEGVAAHVPPSPRSVYLLQRKETKVGAGLGKTTGWVHRLSLKNKHVKMLNGIQYNKISDQGIHIVRKDKEELLDVDTIIVCAGQLSKKDLEAPLQQLGKSVHLIGGADLASELDAKRAIKQGSELAAQL
- a CDS encoding FG-GAP-like repeat-containing protein; its protein translation is MKRIYYTLLLLLSYLVTQAQFNLTPESELTVCQSSSVFQVKYINDGAASLTGVNLKIKLPQGIAYVASSVVEQTSLNVQEFNVTSDTALIFSVNDINVGDSVQFSIAYTANQDAIAFQNSGGIFRNGIDLFCNEDTLSTQSDSYNILYPVLSILSVTPKNQTIVSGTSSSRTINIINGGNGKTDRIYLTDVQNTGNLTVLGSNIGTISGDTIILSGADFSSIGNNDHFLDQNESISIVETFSGTSCSDVLNRTSFNVLWGCEGDQINSSTSYSNITIDFQTPSLKLVASESLNSCFGNGNASAQQLSVINTGSGLASNVAIDIYKSKGNGYNENIFSRIDENSLTYKVGANGQVINVTNAVNTVCNSAGDYSCLGNSPIGKVAFTLPDLLPDDTIYINWDSYSCCLQTCSNDAVKGWESDVSYSDVCGSQNYSKSLVGQNDNSQYVTFFTETPLELYANQTEDVTFLFSSYKNNLPVGPGANYTATFTLQEGITYEGINLALNGASLAATSVNYNTNDNIVTAIFPANTGFNFNKSEMTLSISGDCGSAGWKTIDMTLDYVPDTTCSPSCAIPMECNTQVSTYLYCPLGACASLNVLDFQIERTNFGAPDNNIDGLADGSGSLDFSKVKVNRAMVGDTIKATATAVIAATAATWDYANYTSSVDYGSSLSFIDATVTIYDASATTSHIVNGVTATTATSGNQRDFDFDLSVANLSGLNASLIGYQYATEDSIKVEMNYRVSSSVSGLIKETLFINEFYLSAVANPTSGQKESCIAKHGSITLIGYSWRNNSANNATVNSCTKNIVQNFGLSIGPLSSNYGGGNLFPYECRQWGFLKEAKVVIPTHYSVISSKIQQYRTRRTNYTTTQTINGIMPDAINGDTLYYDLEQYYNSGQLVVSDDGFHGKLTVEIAPACTSPKNVYENIYWTFNYEETAAINGVETGYISASGPDRIRYSPPALEVSSEAPWQDANTRSVEWDYKVKNTSSAGADNAWVHINPPSNIVIDSIVNDNTSQTLTLQNDIYLIGSISGGATANLTIYGTYSNCDTVLMTVYSGFECTGYPTDFASFTCGYESMVLYVEPKQSAFQTRLTSELLEDPCSKQVNLTVDVTSVKIAHMYDMTIEVISSDTTKIIVLDDSSQFQYNISNSYNTIGDPTFSNGIYEYAINDYEASFQSDGIPGILDVSNNRYRLRTALKLGEQFLQGDYVQIRINGKNACTESVPTVNLAYDPNSKFQKDNTAGLHLDIGNSWSASWGDYDNDGYDDLFVPVNDITEPNILYHNNGDGTFSKVTTGAIVTDLGTSISGTWGDYDNDGNLDLFVTNNVNSTNKLYHNNGDGTFTSIQNNPVVDEGIYSHSAAWADYNQDGNLDLVVSDFHSTHFNYLFKGDGQGGFTPDASSVVAQSATSAVGVAWGDMDNDGDLDLFIANTNGENNQLFKNETGVFTEILTGAVVTDGGNSVGGAWGDYDNDGDLDLYVTNSSIIEPNFFYENNGDGTFLKITNSIVVTNISNSHGASWIDFDNDADLDLIVANNQGNKNYLFANNGNKTFTKMNNAITEDENDSYGTAWSDFDNDGDYDLFVSNIDENANDFFINEKGSCTNHIGVKLVGCNSNRFGIGAMVKVKATINGSPVWQTKHVSTQTSAMGGQNSSTLLFGILDATAIDSLIILWPSGVVTNMLAPSINQIHTINEECGAKISGTVYHDANSNGVQDQGEKGIPNHNLMVTPGNFQVFTDENGYYQLYVDNGTYTINQSEHANWTQTTPANEEGYVVEVNQENETHYSNRDFGNNAVCTSPDLTMHLGTTAFRKGLTNMLNVVVNNEGAYDATDNITVALVMTDNVYILDNNWILSNENGGYRTYSLTFSGIDALSDTVFNLTDSVDVNAALEELVTIDATVSYSNTECSTENNAYSMTDGVVGSLDPNDKMVFVMNKGIQKIANRNDRLYYKIRFQNIGNYAARIVKIIDTLSNNLDWNTFEIESSSHPFSVSLVDGVVTWVNYKIELPDSASNPEGSMGYVSFSILPKQDLAPYTPVYNKAAIQFDYNEYIITNNTKILISEHLSDTDQPFVLAYPNPANENTNILLIGHDKEHIEMERIELTSIHGKIVRSIAVNSTKVNVPLNGLRSGVYIIIVVDRVGNRYQSRLVIN